A stretch of Helicobacter pylori oki112 DNA encodes these proteins:
- a CDS encoding type IV secretion system protein: MKEKPFNSEQLNYLEELLSHQEKHLENKLSGFSVNDLDMQSVFRLERNRLKIAYKLLGLMSFIALILAIVLISVLPLQKTEHHFVDFLNQDKHYAIIQRADKSISSNEALARSLIGAYVLNRESINRIDDKSRYELVRLQSSSKVWQRFEDLIKTQNSIYVQSHLEREVHIVNIAIYQQDNNPIASVSIAAKLMNENKLVYEKRYKIALSYLFDTPDFDYASMPKNPTGFKITRYSITEIAPTNRND, from the coding sequence ATGAAAGAAAAGCCTTTCAATAGCGAGCAATTGAACTATTTAGAAGAGCTTTTAAGCCACCAAGAAAAGCATTTAGAAAACAAGCTTTCTGGTTTTTCGGTGAATGATTTGGACATGCAAAGCGTGTTTCGGCTGGAAAGAAACCGCTTGAAAATCGCTTACAAGCTCTTAGGCTTGATGAGTTTTATCGCTCTTATTTTAGCGATCGTGTTAATCAGTGTTCTACCCTTACAAAAAACCGAACACCATTTCGTGGATTTTTTAAACCAGGACAAGCATTACGCCATTATCCAAAGAGCGGATAAAAGCATTTCCAGTAATGAAGCGTTGGCTCGTTCGCTCATTGGGGCGTATGTGTTAAACCGAGAGAGCATTAACCGCATTGACGATAAATCGCGCTATGAATTGGTGCGCTTGCAAAGCAGTTCTAAAGTGTGGCAACGCTTTGAAGATTTGATTAAAACGCAAAACAGCATTTATGTGCAAAGCCATTTAGAAAGAGAGGTCCATATCGTCAATATTGCGATCTATCAGCAAGACAATAACCCCATTGCGAGCGTCTCTATTGCAGCTAAACTCATGAATGAAAACAAGCTGGTGTATGAAAAGCGTTATAAAATCGCACTGAGCTATTTGTTTGACACCCCGGATTTTGATTACGCTTCCATGCCTAAAAACCCTACCGGCTTTAAAATCACCCGCTACAGCATCACTGAAATCGCGCCGACTAACAGGAATGATTGA
- the hypE gene encoding hydrogenase expression/formation protein HypE, with amino-acid sequence MDSVTLACGNGGKETNALIERVFMPYLKEFIVAFDEDAPTFKASGEYCTSTDSFVITPLIFNGGDIGKLCVCGSANDVSVQGGEPLYLNMGFILEEGLEISLLKQILQSIQKELFKANLKLLSLDTKVVPKGSVDKLFINTTCIGKIIKPGISSRHLKQGQAIIISDTIANHGASLFAMRHEIKLKTNLQSDCQLLYPLLKPLFLSDLKIHALRDATRGGLASVLNEWANSSRVKIVIEEEKIPLKEETKGICEILGLEPYALANEGVFVLALNQKDAPKALEILKSNEKAKNACVIGEVLENPYPSVVLKNAWGFERILETPEGELLPRIC; translated from the coding sequence ATGGATAGCGTAACTCTAGCATGCGGGAACGGAGGGAAAGAAACAAACGCTTTAATTGAGCGAGTCTTTATGCCCTATTTAAAAGAATTTATCGTTGCGTTTGATGAAGACGCCCCCACATTTAAAGCTAGTGGGGAATATTGCACAAGCACGGATAGTTTTGTCATCACGCCCTTGATTTTTAATGGGGGCGATATAGGCAAGCTTTGCGTTTGCGGGAGCGCGAATGACGTGAGCGTGCAAGGGGGCGAACCTTTGTATTTGAATATGGGTTTTATTTTAGAAGAAGGCTTAGAAATTTCTCTCTTAAAACAAATTTTACAATCCATACAAAAAGAATTGTTTAAAGCCAACCTGAAACTCCTCTCCCTAGACACTAAAGTCGTGCCAAAGGGGAGCGTGGATAAGCTTTTTATCAACACAACCTGTATTGGTAAAATCATCAAGCCAGGGATTTCTTCGCGCCATTTAAAACAAGGCCAAGCCATTATCATAAGCGACACTATCGCCAATCATGGGGCAAGCTTGTTTGCGATGCGTCATGAAATCAAGCTTAAAACCAATCTTCAAAGCGATTGCCAGCTGCTCTATCCCTTATTAAAACCCCTATTTTTAAGCGATCTCAAAATTCATGCTTTAAGAGATGCGACTAGGGGCGGGTTAGCGAGCGTGCTGAATGAATGGGCGAACAGCTCCAGAGTGAAAATCGTTATAGAAGAAGAAAAAATCCCCTTAAAAGAAGAAACGAAAGGGATTTGTGAGATTTTAGGGCTAGAACCCTACGCACTAGCCAATGAGGGGGTGTTTGTTTTAGCGCTCAATCAAAAAGACGCCCCTAAAGCCTTAGAAATTTTAAAAAGTAACGAAAAAGCTAAAAACGCTTGCGTGATTGGCGAAGTGCTTGAAAACCCCTATCCTAGCGTGGTTTTAAAGAACGCATGGGGTTTTGAAAGGATTTTAGAGACGCCAGAAGGCGAATTATTGCCTAGGATTTGCTAA
- a CDS encoding TrbG/VirB9 family P-type conjugative transfer protein, with the protein MRKFLYALMGFLLAFSALKADDFLEEANETAPAHLNHPMQDLNAIQGSFFDKNRSKMSNTLNIDYFQGQTYKIRLRYAMATLLFFSKPISDFVLGDKVGFDAKILESNDRILLIKPLQIGVDSNISVIDNEGKIFSFYVFSTTFTSSKHPNLQVFIEDKNYYSNAFMKPQNKENALENALENAPTNNKPLKEEPLKEEKEETKEKEEETIIIGDNTNAMKIVKKDIQKGYRALKSSQRKWYCLGICSKKSKPSLMPKEIFNDKQFTYFKFDKKLALSKFPVIYKVVDGYDNPVNTRIVGDYIIAEDVSAKWTLRLGKDYLCIRFVKKGKDE; encoded by the coding sequence ATGCGGAAATTTTTATATGCCCTCATGGGCTTTTTGTTGGCTTTTAGCGCTTTAAAAGCCGATGATTTTTTAGAAGAAGCTAACGAAACAGCCCCGGCGCATTTAAACCACCCCATGCAGGATTTAAACGCCATTCAAGGGAGCTTTTTTGATAAAAACCGCTCAAAAATGTCCAACACTTTGAACATTGATTACTTTCAAGGGCAAACCTATAAAATCCGCTTGCGTTATGCGATGGCGACCTTATTGTTTTTTTCAAAACCCATTAGCGATTTTGTTTTAGGGGATAAGGTGGGCTTTGACGCGAAAATATTAGAAAGTAACGATCGTATTTTACTCATCAAACCCCTACAAATTGGCGTGGATTCCAATATCAGCGTGATTGATAATGAGGGTAAGATTTTTTCTTTCTATGTGTTTTCTACCACTTTCACTAGCTCCAAACACCCTAATTTACAGGTTTTCATAGAAGATAAAAATTATTATTCTAACGCTTTTATGAAGCCACAAAATAAAGAAAATGCCCTTGAAAATGCCCTTGAAAATGCCCCCACAAACAACAAGCCCTTAAAAGAAGAACCCTTAAAAGAAGAAAAAGAAGAAACCAAAGAAAAAGAAGAAGAGACTATAATTATTGGCGATAACACTAACGCCATGAAAATCGTTAAAAAAGACATTCAAAAAGGCTATAGGGCTTTAAAAAGCTCTCAAAGGAAATGGTATTGTTTAGGGATTTGTTCTAAAAAATCCAAACCCTCTTTGATGCCTAAAGAAATTTTTAACGACAAACAATTCACTTATTTCAAATTTGACAAAAAATTAGCACTCTCTAAATTCCCGGTGATTTATAAAGTCGTTGATGGCTATGATAACCCGGTAAATACTAGGATTGTGGGCGATTACATTATCGCTGAAGACGTTTCGGCTAAATGGACTTTAAGGTTGGGCAAGGACTATTTGTGCATCCGTTTTGTCAAAAAGGGTAAAGATGAATAA
- a CDS encoding mannose-1-phosphate guanylyltransferase/mannose-6-phosphate isomerase codes for MKIKNILLSGGSGKRLWPLSRSLYPKQFLKLFNHKSLFELSFKRNASLVDETLIVCNEKHYFLALEEIENEIKNKSVGFLLESLSKNTANAIALSALMSEREDLLIVTPSDHLIKDFQAYENAIKKAINLAQKGFLVTFGVSIEKPNTEFGYIESPNALDVKRFIEKPSLEKAIEFQKSGGFYFNSGMFVFQAGVFLDELKKHAPTILKGCERAFESLENTHFFEQKIARLSEKSMQDLEDVSVDIALMQQSHKIKMVGLNAKWSDLGNFNALFEEAANEPKENVSLNQTPVFAKESENNLVFSHKVSALLGVENLAVIDTKDALLVAHKDKAKDLKALVSEIETHNQELLQTHTKVYRPWGSYEVLHESGCYKVKILEVKPNARLSLQKHFHRSEHWVVISGMASVELDHKMFELQANESTYIPKNTLHRLANYGKIPLIIIEVQVGEYVGEDDIVRVDDDFSRQNQKNLI; via the coding sequence ATGAAAATTAAAAATATCTTACTGAGTGGGGGGAGCGGCAAGCGCTTATGGCCTTTAAGCCGTAGCCTATACCCTAAGCAATTTTTAAAGCTTTTTAACCATAAAAGCTTGTTTGAATTGAGTTTTAAAAGAAACGCTTCATTAGTAGATGAAACGCTCATTGTGTGCAATGAAAAGCATTATTTTTTAGCCCTAGAAGAAATAGAGAATGAAATCAAAAACAAAAGCGTGGGTTTTTTATTAGAGAGCTTGAGTAAAAACACCGCTAACGCCATTGCTTTGAGTGCTTTAATGAGTGAGAGGGAAGATTTGCTCATCGTTACGCCAAGCGATCATTTGATTAAAGATTTTCAAGCGTATGAAAATGCAATCAAAAAAGCGATTAATTTAGCCCAAAAAGGCTTTTTAGTCACTTTTGGGGTGAGTATTGAAAAGCCCAACACGGAGTTTGGGTATATTGAAAGCCCTAACGCTCTAGATGTCAAGCGATTCATTGAAAAGCCAAGCTTAGAAAAAGCGATAGAGTTTCAAAAAAGCGGGGGGTTTTATTTCAATAGCGGCATGTTTGTTTTCCAAGCGGGCGTTTTTTTAGACGAACTAAAAAAGCATGCCCCTACTATTTTAAAGGGGTGTGAAAGAGCGTTTGAATCTTTAGAAAACACGCATTTTTTTGAACAAAAGATCGCTCGTTTGAGCGAAAAGAGCATGCAAGATTTAGAAGATGTGAGCGTGGATATAGCGTTAATGCAACAAAGCCATAAAATCAAAATGGTAGGATTAAACGCCAAATGGAGCGATTTAGGGAATTTTAACGCTCTTTTTGAAGAAGCGGCTAACGAGCCTAAAGAAAATGTCAGCTTGAATCAAACGCCTGTTTTTGCCAAAGAGAGCGAGAATAATTTAGTGTTTTCTCATAAAGTGAGCGCTCTTTTAGGCGTTGAGAATTTAGCGGTCATTGACACTAAAGACGCTCTTTTAGTCGCCCATAAAGATAAGGCTAAAGATTTAAAGGCTTTAGTGAGCGAGATAGAAACGCATAATCAAGAATTATTACAAACGCACACTAAAGTCTATCGCCCTTGGGGGAGTTATGAAGTCTTGCATGAGAGCGGTTGTTACAAGGTTAAGATTTTGGAAGTCAAACCAAACGCTAGGCTTTCTTTACAAAAGCATTTCCACAGGAGCGAACACTGGGTGGTGATTAGCGGGATGGCGAGCGTGGAATTGGATCATAAAATGTTTGAATTGCAAGCTAATGAGTCCACTTATATCCCTAAAAACACCTTACACCGCCTGGCTAATTACGGCAAAATCCCTTTAATTATCATAGAAGTTCAAGTGGGCGAGTATGTCGGTGAAGACGATATTGTGCGGGTTGATGATGATTTTAGCAGACAAAATCAAAAAAATTTAATATAA
- a CDS encoding DNA type IV secretion system protein ComB10, translating into MNKWLKGAVVFVGGFATITTISLVYHQKPKAPLNNQPSLLNDDEVKYPLQDYTFTQNPQPTNTESSKDATIKALQEQLKAALKALNSKEMNHSKEETFTNPPIDLKANTTPPKKDFSSKQLDLLAARITPFKQSPKNYEENLIFPMDNPKGIDGFTNLKEKDIATNENKLLRTITADKMIPAFLITPISSQIAGKVIAQVESDIFAHMGKAVLIPKGSKVIGYYSNNNKMGEYRLDIVWSRIITPHGINIMLTNAKGADIKGYNGLVGELIERNFQRYGVPLLLSTLTNGLLIGITSALNSRGNKEGATNFFGDYLLMQLMRQSGMGINQVVNQILRDKSKIAPIVVIREGSRVFISPNTDIFFPIPRENEVIAEFLK; encoded by the coding sequence ATGAATAAGTGGCTTAAGGGGGCGGTTGTTTTTGTAGGGGGTTTTGCAACGATTACAACAATTTCTTTAGTCTATCATCAAAAGCCAAAAGCCCCCTTAAATAACCAGCCTAGCCTTTTGAATGACGATGAGGTGAAATACCCCTTACAGGATTACACCTTCACTCAAAACCCACAGCCAACTAACACAGAAAGCTCCAAAGACGCTACCATCAAAGCCTTACAAGAACAGCTAAAAGCCGCTTTAAAAGCCCTAAACTCCAAAGAAATGAACCACTCTAAAGAAGAAACTTTTACTAACCCTCCCATAGATTTAAAAGCAAACACAACCCCCCCTAAAAAAGACTTTTCTTCAAAGCAATTAGATTTACTAGCCGCTCGCATCACCCCCTTCAAACAAAGCCCTAAAAATTACGAAGAAAACCTGATTTTCCCCATGGATAACCCTAAGGGCATTGATGGTTTCACTAACCTTAAAGAAAAAGACATCGCTACTAATGAAAACAAGCTTTTACGCACCATTACAGCCGATAAAATGATACCCGCCTTTCTCATCACGCCCATTTCTAGCCAGATCGCTGGTAAAGTCATCGCGCAAGTGGAGAGCGATATTTTCGCTCACATGGGAAAAGCCGTTTTAATCCCCAAAGGCTCTAAAGTCATAGGCTATTACAGCAACAATAACAAAATGGGCGAATACCGCTTGGATATTGTATGGAGTCGCATCATCACTCCCCATGGCATCAATATCATGCTCACTAACGCTAAGGGGGCGGACATTAAAGGTTATAACGGCTTGGTGGGGGAATTGATTGAAAGGAATTTCCAACGCTATGGCGTGCCGTTACTGCTTTCTACGCTCACTAACGGCCTGTTGATTGGGATCACTTCGGCTTTAAACAGCAGAGGCAATAAAGAAGGAGCCACCAATTTCTTTGGGGATTACCTCTTAATGCAATTGATGAGACAAAGCGGCATGGGGATCAATCAAGTGGTCAATCAAATTTTAAGAGACAAGAGCAAAATCGCTCCTATTGTGGTGATTAGAGAGGGAAGTAGGGTCTTCATTTCGCCCAATACTGACATCTTTTTCCCTATACCCAGAGAGAATGAAGTCATCGCTGAGTTTTTGAAGTGA
- the gmd gene encoding GDP-mannose 4,6-dehydratase yields the protein MKEKIALITGVTGQDGSYLAEYLLNLGYEVHGLKRRSSSINTSRIDHLYEDLHSDHKRRFFLHYGDMTDSSNLIHLIATTKPTEIYNLAAQSHVKVSFETPEYTANADGIGTLRILEAMRILGLENKTRFYQASTSELYGEVLETPQNENTPFNPRSPYAVAKMYAFYITKNYREAYNLFAVNGILFNHESRVRGETFVTRKITRAASAIAYNLTDCLYLGNLDAKRDWGHAKDYVKMMHLMLQAPTPQDYVIATGKTTSVRDFVKMSFEFIGIDLEFQNTGIKEIGLIKSVDENRANALQLNLSHLKAGQIVVRIDECYFRPTEVDLLLGDPTKAEKELGWVREYDLKELVKDMLEYDLKECQKNLYLQDGGYILRNFYE from the coding sequence ATGAAAGAAAAAATCGCTTTGATCACCGGGGTTACCGGGCAAGACGGGAGCTATCTGGCTGAATACTTGCTGAATTTGGGTTATGAAGTGCATGGGTTAAAAAGGCGTTCTTCTAGCATCAACACTTCTAGGATCGATCATCTGTATGAAGATTTGCACAGCGATCATAAAAGGCGTTTTTTCTTGCACTATGGGGATATGACCGATAGCTCTAACCTTATCCATTTAATCGCTACCACTAAGCCCACAGAAATTTATAATTTAGCCGCTCAAAGCCATGTGAAAGTTTCTTTTGAAACCCCCGAATACACCGCTAACGCTGATGGTATTGGCACGCTAAGGATTTTAGAAGCCATGCGGATTTTAGGCTTAGAAAATAAAACACGATTCTATCAAGCCAGCACGAGCGAATTGTATGGCGAAGTCTTAGAAACCCCACAAAATGAAAACACCCCCTTTAACCCACGAAGCCCCTATGCGGTCGCTAAAATGTATGCCTTTTACATCACCAAAAATTACAGAGAGGCTTACAACTTGTTTGCGGTTAATGGCATTCTTTTTAACCATGAGAGTAGGGTAAGGGGCGAAACTTTTGTAACCCGTAAAATCACACGAGCCGCTAGCGCGATAGCGTATAACTTAACGGATTGCTTGTATTTAGGGAATTTAGACGCTAAAAGAGACTGGGGGCATGCCAAAGATTATGTGAAAATGATGCATTTAATGCTCCAAGCGCCCACTCCACAAGATTATGTGATCGCTACAGGAAAGACCACGAGCGTGCGCGATTTTGTGAAAATGAGCTTTGAATTTATCGGCATTGATCTAGAATTTCAAAATACAGGGATTAAAGAAATCGGTTTGATTAAAAGCGTTGATGAAAACAGAGCGAACGCTTTACAATTGAATTTAAGCCATTTAAAAGCAGGCCAAATCGTGGTGCGCATAGACGAGTGCTATTTCAGGCCTACTGAAGTGGATTTGCTCTTAGGCGATCCCACTAAGGCTGAAAAAGAGCTGGGCTGGGTTAGGGAATACGATTTAAAAGAGTTGGTTAAGGACATGTTAGAATACGATTTAAAAGAATGCCAGAAAAACCTTTACTTGCAAGATGGGGGCTATATTTTAAGGAATTTTTATGAATGA
- a CDS encoding GDP-L-fucose synthase family protein: protein MNEIILITGAYGMVGQNTALYFKKNKPDVTLLTPKKSELYLLDKDNVQAYLKEYKPTGIIHCAGRVGGIVANMNDLSTYMVENLLMGLYLFSSALDLGVKKAINLASSCAYPKYAPNPLKESDLLNGSLEPTNEGYALAKLSVMKYCEYVSAEKGVFYKTLVPCNLYGEFDKFEEKIAHMIPGLIARMHAAKLKNEKNFAMWGDGTARREYLNAKDLARFIALAYESIAQIPSVMNVGSGVDYSIEEYYEMVAQVLDYKGVFVKDLSKPVGMQQKLMDISKQKALKWELEIPLEQGIKEAYEYYLKLLEV from the coding sequence ATGAATGAGATTATTTTAATCACCGGCGCCTATGGCATGGTGGGGCAGAACACGGCGTTGTATTTTAAAAAAAATAAGCCTGATGTTACTCTACTCACCCCTAAAAAGAGCGAATTGTATTTGTTGGATAAAGACAACGTTCAAGCTTATTTGAAAGAATACAAGCCTACAGGCATTATCCATTGCGCCGGGAGAGTGGGGGGCATTGTCGCTAACATGAACGATCTTTCAACTTACATGGTTGAGAATTTACTCATGGGCTTGTACCTTTTTTCTAGCGCTCTAGATTTGGGCGTGAAAAAAGCCATTAATCTGGCGAGCTCTTGCGCTTATCCTAAATACGCCCCTAACCCTTTAAAAGAGAGCGATTTATTGAACGGCTCTTTAGAGCCAACGAATGAAGGCTACGCTTTAGCCAAACTCTCTGTGATGAAGTATTGCGAGTATGTGAGCGCTGAAAAAGGCGTTTTTTATAAAACTTTAGTGCCTTGCAACCTTTATGGCGAGTTTGACAAGTTTGAAGAAAAAATAGCGCACATGATACCAGGGCTTATCGCTAGGATGCACGCCGCTAAATTAAAAAATGAAAAAAATTTTGCGATGTGGGGCGATGGCACGGCCAGAAGAGAATATCTAAACGCTAAAGATTTAGCCAGATTCATCGCTCTCGCTTATGAGAGTATCGCTCAAATCCCTAGCGTGATGAATGTTGGCTCTGGAGTGGATTACAGCATTGAAGAGTATTATGAAATGGTCGCTCAGGTTTTAGACTATAAGGGCGTGTTTGTTAAGGATTTATCCAAACCAGTGGGCATGCAACAAAAGCTTATGGATATTTCCAAACAAAAGGCTTTAAAATGGGAATTGGAAATCCCTTTAGAGCAGGGCATCAAAGAAGCTTATGAGTATTATTTGAAGCTTTTAGAGGTTTGA
- a CDS encoding agmatine deiminase family protein codes for MKRMLAEFEKIQAILMAFPHEFGDWAYCIKEARESFLNIIQTIAKHAKVLVCVHNNDTIGYEMLKNLPGVEIAKVDTNDTWARDFGAISIENQGVLECLDFGFNGWGLKYPSNLDNQVNFKLKSLGFLKHPLKTMPYILEGGSVESDGAGSVLTNTQCLLEKNRNPHLNQNEIENMLKKELGAKQVLWYSYGYLKGDDTDSHTDTLARFLDKDTIVYSACEDKNDEHYTALKKMQEELKTFKKLDGTPYKLIPLEIPKAIFDENQQRLPATYVNFLLCNNALIVPTYNDPKDALILETLKQHTPLEVIGVDCNTLIKQHGSLHCVTMQLY; via the coding sequence ATGAAAAGAATGTTAGCGGAGTTTGAAAAAATCCAAGCGATTTTAATGGCGTTCCCCCATGAGTTTGGCGATTGGGCGTATTGCATCAAAGAAGCCAGAGAGAGCTTTTTAAACATCATTCAAACCATAGCCAAACACGCTAAAGTGCTAGTGTGCGTCCATAATAACGATACTATCGGCTATGAAATGCTTAAAAACTTACCGGGCGTAGAGATCGCAAAGGTCGATACTAACGACACATGGGCTAGGGATTTTGGAGCGATCAGTATTGAAAATCAGGGCGTTTTAGAGTGCTTGGATTTTGGTTTTAATGGCTGGGGGTTAAAATACCCGTCCAATTTAGACAATCAGGTGAATTTCAAACTCAAAAGTTTAGGGTTTTTAAAACACCCTTTAAAAACGATGCCCTATATTTTAGAAGGTGGGAGCGTAGAAAGCGATGGGGCTGGGAGCGTTTTAACCAACACCCAATGCCTGTTAGAAAAAAATCGTAACCCCCATTTGAATCAAAATGAAATAGAGAACATGCTTAAAAAGGAATTAGGGGCTAAACAAGTGCTGTGGTATTCTTACGGCTATTTAAAGGGCGATGACACGGATAGCCATACCGACACGCTCGCTCGCTTTTTAGATAAAGACACTATTGTTTATAGCGCATGCGAGGATAAAAACGATGAGCATTACACAGCCTTAAAAAAAATGCAAGAAGAATTAAAAACCTTTAAAAAACTAGACGGCACGCCTTATAAACTCATCCCCCTAGAAATCCCTAAAGCCATTTTTGATGAAAACCAACAACGCTTGCCGGCGACTTATGTGAATTTTTTATTGTGCAATAACGCTCTTATTGTGCCAACCTACAACGACCCTAAAGACGCACTCATTTTAGAAACCTTAAAACAACACACGCCCTTAGAGGTGATAGGGGTTGATTGCAACACTTTAATCAAACAGCATGGAAGTTTGCATTGTGTAACGATGCAACTTTATTGA
- the hypF gene encoding carbamoyltransferase HypF translates to MNKITLFGVVQGVGMRPFVYTLAQKLELVGFVRNAQAALEIILPAHKTESFLNALKKGLPPLALVEKIIISPYDKALHFNDFRILESKNHPLNLLSQIPKDLGVCKDCLREIRDKNSPYFHYAFNSCAKCGARYSLLNALPYDRGNSALKPFKLCEFCTSTYQDPTNKRFHIQGISCKKCGIALNYKRFKNDDALLECAKDLQRGKIIALKGLGGFALLCDARNFQTIERLRLLKNRPLKPFALMFKDLNTAKQHAFLNALECESLNSTSAPILLARKKPNTQLAPNIAKNSPFYGVILPYTPLHALLLDLLDFPIIFTSANFSSLPLASDEAEIDALSFIFDFKLTHNRAIIHRIDDSIAQCIDNAIRPMRLARGFAPLYLTLPKRSNHPPKKILALGAEQKGYFSLLDSETSTLLLSPFCGDLSVLENEKHFKETLNFFLKTYDFKPTLLACDKHKNYTTTKIAFELNTPLLQVQHHHAHFLASVLDALLQDPHLNHPFIGIVWDGSGAYENKIYGAECFVGDLERIEEMARFEEFWLLGGQKAIKEPKRLVLEIALKHQLNKLLKRVQKHFKEDELEIFQQMHDKKIQSIATNSIGRLFDIVAFSLGLTGTISFEAESGQVLENLALQSDEIAFYPFKIKNSVVCLKEFYQAFEKDLGVLEPERIAKKFFNSLVEIITALIAPFKEHVVVCSGGVFCNQLLCEQLAKRLRELKRQYFFHKHFPPNDSSIPIGQALMAYFNPTIIKKG, encoded by the coding sequence TTGAATAAAATCACGCTTTTTGGCGTGGTTCAAGGCGTGGGCATGCGCCCTTTTGTTTATACCCTGGCTCAAAAATTAGAGCTTGTAGGCTTTGTGCGTAACGCCCAAGCGGCTTTAGAAATCATCTTACCCGCTCATAAAACAGAGTCTTTTTTAAACGCTCTCAAAAAAGGATTGCCCCCTTTAGCGTTGGTTGAAAAAATCATTATTAGCCCTTATGATAAGGCGCTTCATTTCAATGATTTTAGGATTTTAGAAAGCAAGAACCACCCCTTAAATCTGCTCAGCCAAATCCCTAAAGATTTAGGCGTGTGCAAGGATTGCTTGCGCGAGATCAGAGATAAAAACTCCCCCTATTTTCATTACGCTTTCAATTCTTGCGCGAAGTGCGGGGCGAGATACAGCCTTTTAAACGCCTTGCCCTATGACAGAGGAAACTCCGCCTTAAAACCTTTCAAACTCTGTGAATTTTGCACTTCTACCTATCAAGACCCCACCAATAAGCGCTTCCACATTCAAGGCATCAGCTGCAAAAAGTGCGGTATCGCGCTCAATTACAAGCGATTCAAAAATGATGACGCTCTTTTAGAATGCGCTAAAGACCTTCAAAGGGGTAAAATCATCGCTCTTAAAGGTTTGGGAGGCTTTGCTCTCTTGTGCGATGCGAGGAATTTTCAAACCATAGAAAGATTACGGCTTTTAAAAAACCGCCCCTTAAAGCCTTTCGCGCTCATGTTTAAAGATTTGAACACAGCCAAACAGCATGCGTTTTTGAACGCGTTAGAATGCGAGAGCTTGAATTCTACAAGTGCCCCCATTCTTTTAGCGCGTAAAAAACCGAACACGCAATTAGCCCCTAATATCGCCAAAAACTCCCCCTTTTATGGCGTCATCTTGCCCTATACCCCTTTGCATGCTTTATTGCTGGATTTATTGGATTTCCCTATTATATTCACGAGCGCGAATTTCAGCTCCCTCCCTTTAGCGAGCGATGAGGCTGAGATTGACGCCTTGAGTTTCATTTTTGATTTTAAGCTCACGCACAATCGCGCTATCATCCATAGGATTGATGACAGCATCGCACAATGCATAGACAACGCCATTCGCCCCATGCGTTTGGCTAGGGGGTTTGCCCCTCTTTATCTCACTTTGCCTAAACGCTCTAACCATCCGCCCAAAAAGATTTTAGCGCTTGGAGCGGAGCAAAAAGGGTATTTTAGTTTATTGGATAGTGAAACTTCTACCTTGTTACTCTCGCCTTTTTGTGGGGATTTGAGCGTTTTAGAAAATGAAAAACACTTTAAAGAAACTTTGAATTTTTTCTTAAAAACCTATGATTTTAAACCCACGCTCTTAGCTTGCGATAAGCATAAAAATTATACCACCACTAAAATAGCTTTTGAACTTAATACGCCCTTGTTGCAAGTCCAGCACCACCATGCCCACTTTTTAGCGAGCGTTTTAGACGCATTATTACAAGATCCGCATTTAAATCACCCTTTTATAGGCATTGTCTGGGATGGGAGTGGGGCTTATGAAAATAAGATTTATGGGGCGGAGTGTTTTGTGGGGGATTTGGAACGCATTGAAGAGATGGCCAGGTTTGAAGAATTTTGGCTTTTGGGGGGGCAAAAAGCGATCAAAGAGCCTAAACGCCTGGTTTTAGAAATCGCTTTAAAACACCAACTCAACAAGCTTTTAAAACGCGTTCAAAAGCATTTTAAAGAAGACGAATTAGAAATTTTCCAACAAATGCATGACAAAAAAATTCAAAGCATCGCCACCAATTCCATAGGGCGTTTGTTTGATATAGTAGCGTTTAGTTTGGGTTTAACAGGAACGATTAGTTTTGAAGCAGAGAGCGGGCAGGTTTTAGAAAATCTAGCCTTACAAAGCGATGAGATCGCTTTTTACCCTTTTAAAATCAAAAACAGCGTGGTGTGTTTAAAAGAATTTTATCAAGCGTTTGAAAAGGATTTGGGCGTTTTAGAGCCTGAACGCATCGCTAAGAAATTTTTTAACAGCCTAGTAGAAATCATTACCGCTTTAATCGCGCCTTTTAAAGAGCATGTGGTGGTGTGCAGTGGGGGCGTGTTTTGCAACCAATTATTATGCGAACAATTAGCCAAACGATTGAGAGAGCTAAAGAGGCAGTATTTTTTCCACAAGCATTTCCCCCCTAACGATAGCAGTATCCCTATCGGTCAAGCCTTAATGGCGTATTTCAACCCTACAATCATCAAAAAAGGATAA